The stretch of DNA tttttctaagcctcttcttcctctttctccttgttcttgttttcttccatcttcaaattctccttcttctcctcttccttcttctaatgctgcttcctcttctcctctccattcttctctttcttgttctccccttcttcaattaaccttcctttttttctaatcttccttctcctcttcattctgattcttcttctcttccttcttcaaatcctcctcattctcctcttcctttttcaatcctccttctcctcttccttcgtttttcttgttctcttcctcctcctcatcctggaCCTTGACGCCAGCCCGTTACTGCTGCACCCTCAAGGTAAAGGAAGGTCTCTCTCTTAGTTTGTCCTCTCTCTAAGTGACCAAGGAGACAGTGGGCCAACCAGACGCGCCACTGGAAGGCCATCTCACCGCTCAATGCTCAGCGATTTCAGGTGATCTATGATGCAAACTGGGAATATATGAACAGAAGAGCATAAGAAATtgaaccacttcagtaccaggacgtgtttttatatccattctgcttgctatttggtgattctaaacaggttcagaaacttgtgttgggAGGAGCTGAGCGGGGtgaagattagaatagtgaagactctggccattaatcttctgacctccacagacccttcctaatgtcaatatgaTCAACTAATAATACCCCAAATTAGGgagaaaaatgcgtctcagtactgaagaggctaaggGAGCTGTTTAcgcgtggcagtccctgtgtgaacatGACTACCTGaatccacctatcatccccagCCATAAATTTGTCCGTGTTTCTGTGGATGAAGGGAGCAAAAATGAtgatgcgtgtgtgtatgtatgtacgtctaTGCTAATACAAATGTGGTTAATACGGTATTTCTATTTAACTATATATTTATTGACGaattcctccaccctctccctctctctaactctctattataaggagaaactgtcttaaaaacctgcgtagtcgtttctgtggccttggagaactgtcgcggtgagagagctaaGGGTTTTTGAATACGGCCGATGAGCGAGGCCTTTTGTTTAGTGTGAGTgtaggggtctctctctctctctctctctctctctctctctctctctctctctctctctctctctctctctctctctctcgccagcaTCACAAgatcaaacaaaacaatgaagagaTATAGATACACAAACATAGACGAAAAAAATctaacagacagatagatacagaaATATGGACAAAGatcaaacagataaataaataggcacgcacagacacgagagagagagagagagagagagagagagagagagagagagagagagagagagagagagagagagcctcgcAACaatatatgaaggaaggaatgtcgGATGAGAAGAACAATATCCGTCTTCCTGCAGATCTTactgacagaaagagagagagagagagagagagagagagagagagagagagagagagagagagagaaggtgaagggtgaggaagggtCAGTAGGGTAAAAGGAGAGGTGAATATttactctccctttcactctctctctctctctctctctctctctctctcttctctctttctttcttctcttcctttccattttccttcgttttcttttcccatgacaccttcctctctctctctctctctctctctctctctctctctctctctctctctctctctctctctctctcttcctttctttcatacctcctcctcttcctctcttcacctcttctctcctcttcaactTTCtcgacttcttcctcttccctttcgtctctctctctctctctctctctctctctctctctctctctctctctctctctctctctctctctctctctctttctcgtgacCCACACTGATGCAATTCAACCTTTGCAAGACGAAAAAGTGGAACGAACCTGCAttagagagtgggagggagagggatagggaggaggagaggtagagggggaggaggggaggggagaggaggaggaggggaagggagagggagagggaatgggggtggaggaagggagagggaagaaaagtgaagggctgaagagggtgagaaaggaacagaagaggaagagaaatagggacagacacgagagagagagagagagagagagagagagagagagagagagataaatcatTCTTATCGCCAGCAACGGTAACGCCTTCAACCCCATCACGTgttttcatctctattctggttactatttgtcgattctatacagcttctgaaacttatgtggggattaaaatagtgaagactccggccattaattttctagcCTCTATAAACACTTTGCTTAATCTGGTTCATGCGAAGAATGCTGAGAATCCCTTGGACTGCGCGGATCACTAATGAAGAAGTAATGAGAAGAGCAGGAATGAAAAGAACACTGGTGAAGATTATCAGGAGAAACAGCTAAATTTTGTAGGCCATATACTGAGAGAACATGAACTGGAGAGAGAATGCTTGTTGGGGAGAGTAGAAGAAACCAgagcgagaggaagacagagggtcAAGTTTATGGACACATTGGTGGAACACGTCGGTGAGGGCTGAACAACTGTGGATCTGGTTGCATTGGCTGAAAACAGGAGGATGGCGTTCCATGGTCACCGACGTCACAAGACAGGCACTTCGGAATCGAAAAATTAGAATAAAACAATCTAACCTTACCCAAAAcgcgtggtaaaaatgcgtcccagtacagaagaggttaaaaagGATTACGGGCATACGACATTCAATCCCCCTGAAGAGTGTGTCTCGCCGCAGTctccgctctctcaccacgactctttTCAAGGAGCACGGAGATGAAAGGGCCGGGATCTCAGTATAGCGTTTGTCCCGATCACGACGTAGAGAgagttaatttgtcactagaatcataaacacaaacattaaAACGCCACGTAACCTCACAGTGAATATTTAAAAAAACCACAGAAAATAATAGCTGAGTTGTGAAGAGGGTTTCTCTTGTTAAtcacgtagaaatcttgtcaatctttcactagaacaactaaaaaggaaaaaataacaaaaaagacgtGATTTTTCGCTATATGAATATTTCTAAAGGACACAGAGAAGATTAACCGGAGTTTCaataatgtttttcttgttttcaatgTAAAGatagtgttaatctgtcactagaatggTACAAACAGCCTTCCCCACCACGGCTACATATTCAGAGGTCAAAGAGATGTCACGCCGGGTTGTCTACAGCGTCTCTCAGGTCAGCAAcgcagaaatattgttaatctgtcgctgGTATCCTGAAAATACCcttcaaaacaagaacaacttcCCTTATtgcatggtggtgatggtggtggtggtggtggtggggttttAAATGACAGTTGAGTGGTGTAGTGCGGGCAAGCAATGTTTACTGTTCTGCTTACAAACATTTCTAAAAGGTTCATTTGCTTCAGTCTGAATAATATGacctttgtgtttccttgcaGCCATGACAGTGAAGCTCTTTGGAAGCAGGGCAAGTGCCGCGCAGGAGTGTTTCACAATATGggcatatactctctctctctctctctctctctctctctctctctctctctctctctctctctctctctctatctatctatctatctatctatacaaaTATCAGCAGTTGTAACAGTTCTGTATATTGTCAAAAGCAGAGTATTTGTAACTATAAAGGACAATTAACATCATTAATATATCAGACATGTCCAACACACAAATAACAGATATGTAAAACACAGACCACCGagcacgcacacatacatacatacatacactacagacacacacacacacacacacacacacacacacacacacacacacacacacacacacacacacacacacacacacacacacacacacaaacagagggaagtgaaggagaaaaagaggtaacacaagaaagagaagagacagaatgagagaaagagaggaagggatacacacacacacacacacacacacacacacacacacacacacacacacacacacacacacacacacacttaacctaacttagctaATGAAAAGTCAACATGACCTTCCCTCGTAATAAAGAGTGTAAGAGTGTCTTAGCtaaatcttctcctcctcctcctcctcctcctccttttcttcatctgcctcctcctcacgcttcccacacaatctctctcgcattcacatccttttcttttactcgtTTCAACCTTtcatcttttaatatttttcctcctactgctgctggttcttcttcttcttcttcttcttcttcttcttcttcttcttcttcttcttcttcttcttcttctcctcttgctgctgctgctgctactacaacaacaattactactactactactactactactactactgctactgctactgctactactgctatttcttctacttctactgctattactactactactactactactactactactattattactgctgctactactaataatattgttactgttattgttgttgttgttactgctattaATGCTatcactcctactactactactactactactactactactactactactactactaataataataataatgataatattgcactgttgttgttattgttgttgttgttcttactactattaatgcggtcactactactactactactactactactactactactactactactactactactactactattattactactactactactactactagtactactagtagaaggtggaaatacagaagcaggtatggAGTTCCaaagtgtaccagagaaaggaggaatgagtgtactggttaactcttgcattagaggtggacagaatagtggtgaatgattgagagtactggttaactcttgcattagagaggtggacagaatagtggtgaatgattgagagtactggttaacttttgctttagggaggtggacagagtagtgatgaatgattgagagtactggttaatcatttcattagagaggtggacggAGTATtcgtgaatgattgagaataatgttgcattagagaggtggacagagtagaagtgaatgattgagagtactggtgaactcttgcattaaaaatagCCCTGGTCACACGGGCGTTTATCTCGGGAATTTTGACGCCGGCGGCACCGGCTTCACCCAAACACGGCTTGTCTTCCCGATTTTGGGGTGGACGATCATGCGTGTCTTGTATTCCCGATATTGAGAACACTTTAATAGAAAAATGGCTTCAACTCAAACATTATTGAGGCTGTGGCAAAGTAATTCAGATGTTATTTGCAGATAAAAAGCGAAAAATCATTTGTATAAGTATGGTATACAAAGCGAGTGCCGTGGAAAAAGAGTCAAACGACAGATCAAGATCACTACATGTGGTTGTGCTCATGTGCTGCTGCCTCCTCTCAGTTTCACACGGGCGTTTACATGGAAAAAGCATGTGTATGGAACCGAACCTCTGAGGCCTTACTGCTGGAGCTTGTAAGGGAAAAGAGGTTTTTGTGGGACCCAAAGGATCATGTGTACCACAAAACGAAACTGAGACAGGAGGCCTTCAAGTCCATTGCAGAAGCATTGACTTTGCAATGCCCTGAATTAAGCCAACTAAATGGAGGTAAGAAAAgtgctttattattttataggtTATCAAGTAGCAGACCAGGTGCATCTGCAGGTGGAATGGCTCTAGATTAAACCGTGgtgaaattaggttaggttagatttcacCAGTGTTTATGACTGATGCAGAGGCCCCCAtcacttattcttcttcttggttaggttagttatttTTATCAATGTTTTATGGATTTTAACTAACAAGggtaggggaaggggaggggtcaGTCAAgcagataggttaggttaaataacCAGCTGCTTCTTAAGTTGGTTTTATCACTTTTCTAACTGAATGGGGAATTGCGGGTCGAGTTAAGACAGTTTAATAGGTTAGCCTCAAAGTATGTTCttcttggttaggttaaggcTTCAGCCACAATTTGACTGACTTAAAttccaaaataaaaataaaaaattgtggTTTTCAGAAATAAGAACAATCTTGAAATGAAAAATCACCATATATAGCCCAGAAATAACTAACTATTCAGTGTCTCAAAATTAGATACCTAAGCTTGTTTAATTAACTGATTTCCTTACATCCCCATAACATCAATTGATTCTCTGTTTTGCAGACCAAGTGCGTCATTCTGACCTAATGATGAAAGGGGTGCATGGGGCAAAGAACTGATAATGTTCAGTGATATTAATTACGCATGATCTTATTCTTCAGGATTCGGATGTAGCTTTGGTGCAAGAGGTCGCTCTTGGAGAAGGATGCCTTGAGGGTGGGATCATTCTTGAAGAGCAACAGCCCAGTCCTTCATGTGTGCCAAATATTGAAACATCAGCACCCACACTTACTGCATATGAGGACCAGCTTGTCATCCTCAAGACCcctgtcaacaccaccacatgcCACAAATGAGAAAACTAGTAGTTCTGATTGTAACACTGCTCCATCATCTCTATCACACAAGAGGAAACGAACTGCTAGCAATCCTGATCATCTTGATACATCAATAGGACAGTACTTTAGAAATAGACAAGGTTCTAATATTCCAGCTACCTTAGGTCAACTTGTGCAGGGTGTAGCAGAAAAGTTGTCACTTGATCAACAGGTGACATTCctcacaaaaataacaaaagctatTGAAGAAATGCGTGGAAACCTCATGGAATAGTGAAGGCAATATGCCAACActgtaaagtaaataaaactttCAAGATatgtgttagtgtttttttgtatCAGCCTTCTAATGTTGTCATAGTAAGCCCACCAGGAAAAGACGGTGAGGTGATTGAGACCAGGTAGGCTATGAGTACAGTTTAACATTTTTTAACAGTTTATTTACAGCTGAGTTGACATAGATATAATACATTATGTGGCTAACAAATgccaccttccctcttcctcaaagaagaaaagctatctccataaaaatatatatatactcgggAAAACCAATGAGTGTCACTGAAATCAAAATTAACCTTAATTGAACCAAGTCAGCAAATTTTAGGTAAATCTGTACAGATACATACACCAGTTTACTGTTAAGGATGCCCATGTTACATAatactttccctctttcatgTAGGAGACAATTTATTCCAATGTTTTGGTACCAACACGGTTCGGCCCAACGCCGAAATATTGCAGCCCGCCGAAACTATCCTGCATTTCGGTTAGCACCGTGCGACCACTACCAGCTTCAAGAAGTACCGGCGTCAAGATTTCCGAGGTAAATGCCCGTGTGACTGttgaggtggacagagtagtggtgaatgatcgagagtactggtgaactcttgcattagagaggtggacaaagtagtggtgaatgactgaaagtactggttaactcttgcattaaagaggtggacagagaagtggtgaatgattgagaatactggttaactcttgcattagagaggtggagagtagtggtgaatgattgagagtactggttaactcttgcattggaaaggtggacagaatagtggtgaatgattgagagtactggttaactcttgcattggagaggtggacagaatagtggtgaatgattgacagTAGTGGTTAActgttgcattagagaggtggacagagtagaggtgactgactgagaatactggttaactcttgcattagggagatgTACAGAAAAATAGTGAGACAATGaaaaaagtcttgtgcagcgtggccacagTACGAAATTAGCTGGCAGTTGAAATTATTGTTcctgttgtcattgttattactgttgttgatgttgttattgttgtcgttgatgttgctgttgttcctgctgttgctatcattactactactactactactactactactactactactactgttactactaatgCTATTGCTGCTACATAATCACATCATAattccattaccaccaccatcatcatcaccaccaccaccaccagagagagagagagagagagagagagagagagagaggagagagagaccaccataACCACAGGGATAGAAccccaccaggaggaggaggaggaggaggaaagagaaaaggtagaTGTATAAATGACGATGACGGGGACGAGggccaggagaggaggaggaggaggaggagatgaggaggaggaggaggaggaggaggaggaggaggagggagggaagagaaggggaggatatGAGTGATGAGGACGAGTCGACacctgaggggaaggaaggaaggaggaggaggaggaggaggaggaggaggaggaggaggaggaggaggaggagagagagagagagagagagagagagagagagagagagagagagagagagagagagagagagagagagagagagagaaggggaggagagaaagtggaggaaagactgGAGGAAGCTGCcggaaacaaaggagagatgaaaaggagaggaaaaagggagagaaatgaatggaaaggcagagaagagaaagaaaagagaagaggagaaaatgatgaagaagggaaaaaagcaagagagagagagagagagagagagagagagagagagaagaggaaacagaagaaagacaaacaaacagaacacaagagaacaagagagagagagagagagagagagagagagagagagagagagagagagagagagagagagagagagagagagagagagagagagagagagagagagagagagagagagagagagagagagagagagagagagagagagagagagagagagagagagagagagagagagatatatatatatatatatatatatagatatatatatatatatatatatatatatatatatagatatagatatagagagagagagagagagagagagagagagagagagagagagagagagagagagagagagagagagagagagagtggcggcgAAATAATGATAACCAGCGAactaataagaaagaaaagtgacacCAAGATTGGAATAATTGGCACATTTTTTGAAGAGAAGGcgatgagaagaggagatggcACGGAGATGGCACGGCGATGGCAGGCACGATGGGACAAGTTTGTGctgggatgggaaggaaggaaaggataggatGGAAGGaacgggagaggaaggaaggatgaaaggatggaaggaaggaagaatggaacgaatgaatggggaggagaggaaggaaggaaggaaggaaggagagaaggaaggaaataaaggcatTAAAAAGActgagacaaaaagagatgagagagagagagagagagagagagagagagagagagagagagagagagagagagagagagagagagagagaacaaaccctaacaaaaataagacagaaaCACTTACAGGTACACAAACAGACGAACAGTCACAGACAAACATATCAcaacagacgaacagacagacaaacgaacacacacacacacacacacagagagagagagagagagagagagagagagagagagagagagagagagagagagagagagagagagagagagaggacatgacTACCATGACTAATTGgtcaaaactgaaagaaaaattgcgttggagggaaagagagagggagagggagagggagggagggagaggagaggaggagagagggagggaggtatttTCCTAACCCTGCGTCAACCTTTAACAGATTTCGTTtgagggaggggatggaggaggaggaggaggaggaggaggaggaggaggaggaggagagaaagtggtgTGTAAAAGATTTTTCCCActgttatctttctcttcttcctcctcctcctcttcttcttcttcctcctcctcctcttcctcctcccctctcttcttcttcctcctcctcctcctccacaacaacAGACTCCAATATCGCCCTTCCCTCCATGCTTCCCtccaatcttttcctcctctctcccctcgtcaaatcttcctccc from Portunus trituberculatus isolate SZX2019 chromosome 9, ASM1759143v1, whole genome shotgun sequence encodes:
- the LOC123501715 gene encoding uncharacterized protein LOC123501715, whose product is MWLCSCAAASSQFHTGVYMEKACVWNRTSEALLLELVREKRFLWDPKDHVYHKTKLRQEAFKSIAEALTLQCPELSQLNGDQVRHSDLMMKGVHGDSDVALVQEVALGEGCLEGGIILEEQQPSPSCVPNIETSAPTLTAYEDQLVILKTPVNTTTCHK